The genomic window CTCCCCTAAAGGAAGCTCGATTAAAGTAATCCCAAAGAGCCTCCCTATAGTCAGGATGCGCACACTTGCTTATTATCTCCTTAGCCCTCTCCCGTGGAGACTTGCCCCTTAAGTCAGCTACCCCCCACTCAGTCACAATAAGATGCACCTCATGCTCCGTATGATCCACATG from Synergistota bacterium includes these protein-coding regions:
- a CDS encoding propionyl-CoA--succinate CoA transferase, coding for HVDHTEHEVHLIVTEWGVADLRGKSPRERAKEIISKCAHPDYREALWDYFNRASFRGGHEPHLLEEALSWHVRFLERGSMKI